The following proteins are encoded in a genomic region of Amphiura filiformis chromosome 18, Afil_fr2py, whole genome shotgun sequence:
- the LOC140139913 gene encoding interferon-induced transmembrane protein 3-like, protein MDDKQELIKKEGSTVTALPLSKRTPPPDYRACQSETMQSTEPIAGSSPPEVMIIRHPQDPPKDYLIWAVLATIFCCPVCGIVAIVKNSEAKTMYAIGNYSGAEMAAQNAKKWSKWSLIAGLIILALVIIFYTVFLTVIVPSM, encoded by the exons ATGGATGATAAACAAG AATTGATCAAGAAAGAAGGCTCGACAGTTACAGCTCTACCTTTGAGCAAGCGTACCCCTCCTCCTGACTACCGTGCATGTCAATCTGAAACAATGCAATCAACGGAGCCG ATTGCTGGTTCATCTCCCCCTGAAGTCATGATAATACGTCATCCCCAAGATCCACCTAAAGACTACTTAATATGGGCGGTCCTTGCTACAATCTTCTGCTGTCCGGTATGTGGAATCGTTGCCATCGTCAAAAACAGTGAG GCTAAAACCATGTACGCAATCGGCAACTACAGTGGCGCTGAGATGGcagcacaaaatgcaaaaaaatggagcaaatggAGTTTAATCGCCGGTTTGATAATTCTCGCACTTGTAATCATCTTTTACACGGTGTTCTTAACCGTCATAGTACCGTCTATGTGA